The Streptomyces kanamyceticus genome window below encodes:
- a CDS encoding ABC transporter substrate-binding protein — protein sequence MRRRAGAATVLLALLTGCTGGPSLENQGEVTAPPGDSKHLVVGSAGFTESDLLAQMYLLLLKKAGYGVEILSVANRELYEPALESGQIDVVPEYAATFADWLNAKKNGADAPPVGSPDLDTTMKALRSLAAPRGLTVLDPGKAVDQNAFAVAASYAREHHLKTLSDLGKSGQKVRLAAGDECVQRPYCAPGLKKVYGIDVTGVDPKGVGTTQAKKAVQDGQDQMVLTTSTDATLDDFGLVLLKDDKQLQNADYIVPVVNRSRAGSERVAAALGRLNPVLTTGDLASMNEQVDSWRRLPEDVARAYLEDKGLL from the coding sequence CGCGCCGCCGGGCGACAGCAAGCACCTCGTCGTCGGCTCGGCCGGATTCACCGAGAGCGATCTGCTCGCCCAGATGTACCTGCTGCTCCTGAAGAAGGCCGGATACGGCGTCGAGATCCTCTCCGTGGCCAACCGCGAGTTGTACGAACCCGCTCTGGAGTCCGGCCAGATCGACGTCGTCCCCGAGTACGCGGCGACCTTCGCGGACTGGCTCAACGCCAAGAAGAACGGCGCCGACGCCCCGCCGGTCGGCTCGCCCGACCTCGACACCACCATGAAGGCACTGCGCTCCCTGGCCGCCCCGCGCGGCCTGACCGTCCTCGACCCCGGCAAGGCCGTCGACCAGAACGCCTTCGCCGTCGCCGCGTCGTACGCCAGGGAGCATCACCTCAAGACCCTCAGCGACCTCGGGAAATCGGGCCAGAAGGTGCGGCTCGCCGCGGGCGACGAGTGCGTGCAACGTCCTTACTGCGCCCCGGGGTTGAAGAAGGTGTACGGCATCGACGTCACCGGGGTCGACCCCAAGGGCGTCGGTACCACCCAGGCCAAGAAGGCCGTGCAGGACGGTCAGGACCAGATGGTCCTGACCACGTCGACGGACGCGACGCTCGACGACTTCGGGCTCGTGCTCCTCAAGGACGACAAGCAGCTCCAGAACGCCGACTACATCGTTCCCGTGGTCAACCGCTCCCGGGCGGGCAGTGAACGTGTGGCGGCTGCGCTTGGGCGGCTCAATCCCGTCCTGACGACGGGGGACTTGGCGTCCATGAACGAGCAGGTGGATAGCTGGCGCCGGCTCCCGGAGGATGTGGCACGGGCTTATCTGGAGGACAAGGGACTGCTTTGA
- a CDS encoding LutC/YkgG family protein: MSSRDRILGRVRRALADVPDGDTSYKAYEASMDRGYAREHGDRTTEQTVDLLAENLADYRAIVHRCAAADLPELLTRLFASRGSRSVLVPPGLPPHWLAAADPVRIHDRAASTPHELDRVDSVITGCALAVAETGTIVLDGSPDQGRRRITLVPDHHICVVRVPDQVVSSVPVALERLDPARPLTWISGPSATSDIELDRVEGVHGPRTLEVVLMSEE, encoded by the coding sequence ATGAGCAGCAGGGACCGGATCCTGGGCCGGGTGCGGCGGGCGCTGGCCGACGTGCCGGACGGCGACACCTCGTACAAAGCGTACGAAGCGTCGATGGACCGCGGATACGCGCGCGAGCACGGCGACCGCACCACCGAGCAGACCGTCGACCTGCTCGCCGAGAACCTCGCGGACTACCGCGCCATCGTGCACCGCTGTGCCGCCGCGGATCTTCCGGAGCTGCTGACACGGCTGTTCGCGTCGCGCGGGTCCCGGAGCGTGCTCGTGCCGCCGGGGCTGCCGCCGCACTGGCTGGCCGCCGCCGATCCGGTGCGGATCCACGACCGGGCGGCGAGCACCCCGCACGAGCTCGACCGGGTCGACAGCGTCATCACGGGGTGCGCCCTCGCCGTCGCCGAGACCGGCACGATCGTCCTCGACGGCTCCCCCGACCAGGGCCGCCGCCGCATCACCCTGGTGCCGGACCATCACATCTGTGTCGTACGGGTCCCCGACCAGGTCGTCTCCTCCGTCCCTGTGGCCCTCGAACGGCTGGACCCGGCCCGTCCGCTCACCTGGATCTCGGGACCGTCCGCGACCAGCGACATCGAGCTGGACCGCGTCGAGGGAGTGCACGGGCCGCGCACTCTGGAGGTCGTCCTGATGAGCGAGGAGTGA
- a CDS encoding ABC transporter ATP-binding protein, giving the protein MIRFEQVTKRYPDGTTAVDDLSFEVAEGELVTLVGPSGCGKTTTMMMVNRLIEPTSGRIFVNDENIADVDPVRLRRRIGYVIQQVGLFPHRTILDNTATVPALIGWKKAKARARAAELLDLVGLDPKTFGSRYPEQLSGGQRQRVGVARALAADPPVLLMDEPFGAVDPVVREQLQDEFLRMQAAVRKTVLLVTHDIEEAVRLGDRIAVYGQGRIEQFDTPGAVLGAPETPYVAEFVGADRGLKRLSVTEIQSDDLEQPPLARLDEPAAQAAARLRAEEARWAVVLDEGGDLHGWVGVDEVALAGAGGTVGDLAHRMNSWVPIGAPLKQAFGVMLQHDAGWVAVLDGARFLGVLTPAKLHEALRRSVDADAQGVARDQVEFDSVADA; this is encoded by the coding sequence ATGATCCGGTTCGAGCAGGTGACCAAGCGCTACCCGGACGGCACGACCGCCGTGGACGACCTCTCCTTCGAGGTCGCCGAGGGCGAACTGGTCACGCTCGTCGGCCCCTCGGGCTGCGGCAAGACCACGACGATGATGATGGTGAACCGCCTCATCGAACCGACGTCGGGCCGCATCTTCGTGAACGACGAGAACATCGCCGACGTCGACCCGGTACGCCTGCGCCGCCGCATCGGCTACGTCATCCAGCAGGTCGGCCTGTTCCCGCACCGGACCATCCTGGACAACACGGCGACCGTGCCCGCGCTGATCGGCTGGAAGAAGGCGAAGGCGCGGGCCCGCGCCGCCGAACTGCTCGACCTGGTGGGCCTCGACCCGAAGACGTTCGGATCCCGCTACCCCGAGCAGCTCTCGGGCGGCCAGCGCCAGCGCGTCGGCGTGGCGCGGGCGCTCGCGGCCGACCCGCCCGTGCTCCTGATGGACGAGCCGTTCGGCGCGGTCGACCCGGTGGTGCGCGAGCAGTTGCAGGACGAGTTCCTGCGCATGCAGGCGGCCGTGCGCAAGACGGTGCTGCTCGTCACGCACGACATCGAGGAGGCGGTCCGGCTCGGCGACCGCATCGCGGTGTACGGGCAGGGGCGCATCGAGCAGTTCGACACGCCGGGAGCGGTGCTCGGGGCGCCCGAGACGCCTTACGTCGCCGAGTTCGTGGGCGCCGACCGCGGCCTGAAGCGACTCTCGGTCACCGAGATCCAGTCCGACGACCTGGAGCAGCCGCCGCTCGCCCGCCTGGACGAGCCCGCCGCGCAGGCCGCGGCCCGGCTGCGCGCGGAGGAGGCCCGTTGGGCGGTCGTCCTGGACGAGGGCGGCGATCTGCACGGCTGGGTGGGCGTCGACGAGGTGGCCCTGGCGGGCGCGGGCGGCACGGTCGGCGATCTGGCGCACCGGATGAACTCCTGGGTTCCGATCGGCGCCCCGCTCAAGCAGGCGTTCGGCGTGATGCTCCAGCACGACGCGGGGTGGGTAGCGGTCCTGGACGGCGCCCGCTTCCTCGGCGTCCTCACCCCGGCGAAGCTGCACGAGGCACTGCGGCGCTCGGTGGACGCGGATGCGCAGGGCGTTGCACGGGACCAGGTGGAATTCGACTCGGTCGCGGACGCGTAG